CAATCTGATCTAGGCAGGGTGAAGGGTCCTTACGGTCAAAGACGATACGGGCTGGCACTGATTTCTTAAGAATAATCAACTCAGGCGTATAGCCCCCTTTGACTTCCACTCGAATCTCTTGGTAGCCCTTTTTTTGCTGGGCCTTTTGTTCAGATTTTTCAGGCTTTTTGAAAAACCAAAACAAGATAAACACGATAAGGGCAATACAAATAATGGTTACAATGCTATTTAACATGACGTCTCCTTTACATACAATTACATTTTACTTCTGTTACAGCGCTTGATTTCTTCTCAGAAATCACAGCTTCCAAGTCTTCCAAGTCAACCTGAGTAAAATCACATTCAGCAATCAAATCAGCCAACAAGTTCTTAATCCTACGAGAACAAACCTTGTCCTTGATATCTTGGACAAGCAAGTCTCGGCTTTGGTCTAGAGTTAAAAGGGCTGAATAAACAAAGGACTTGCCCTCTTTTTTTCTAGTCAAACACTCTTTCTCAACCAAACGAGCCAAAAGGGTCTGAACCGTGGACTTGGACCAGTCAAACCGCTCTGCCAGAACCCTGATCAAATCCGTACTGGTCTGCTCCCCCTGCATCCAAATAATCTTCATAACCTGCCATTCTGCATCTGAAATCTGCATAATCACACCTCCTAAATCTACATTTGTAGATTACAGTTATTAGTATACTCCGAAAATCTACATTTGTCAACTATAATTTTTATTATTTTTTCGAAAAATAGAATTTTAATCATGTAACGAGAGATTTGCAGTCAAATTTTACTATATAAACTATAAAAATATGCTATACTGAAGAAAAAAGAAAACAACCACTAGGGGTGCGTAAAGCTGAGATTAACAACTGTTAGATCCCTTTGACTCAATCTAGGTAATGCTAGCTGATGGAAGTGGAAATGATAATGAGGACTACTTGTCTTCTATTGCTTTCCTCAAACAGACTAGCTTGTTCTTAAGAATACAAACTTCAGTTGGTTGGGAGGTTTTAGATGACTTATTTACCCGTTGCTCTAACCATTGCAGGGACTGACCCTAGTGGCGGTGCTGGCAT
This genomic stretch from Streptococcus sp. 1643 harbors:
- a CDS encoding cupredoxin domain-containing protein; amino-acid sequence: MLNSIVTIICIALIVFILFWFFKKPEKSEQKAQQKKGYQEIRVEVKGGYTPELIILKKSVPARIVFDRKDPSPCLDQIVFPDFGVHADLPMGEEYVVEITPEQAGEYGFSCGMNMMHGKMIVE
- a CDS encoding CopY/TcrY family copper transport repressor, with translation MQISDAEWQVMKIIWMQGEQTSTDLIRVLAERFDWSKSTVQTLLARLVEKECLTRKKEGKSFVYSALLTLDQSRDLLVQDIKDKVCSRRIKNLLADLIAECDFTQVDLEDLEAVISEKKSSAVTEVKCNCM